TGAGCGCGCGGATGATCTCCGCACGCTGGCCGTCCAGGCCGCCGAGGAAGGTGTCCAGCTCGGTGAGCAGGGACTTGACCCGGTTCTCCCGGCCCTCCAAGGCCTTGTTCAACTCCACGGTGATCGTCTTGAGCTGGGCCACCCCGCCGCCGTTGAGCAGCGCCGAGAGCGCCGACAGCACCTCTTCGATCTCCGGGTTGCGGCCGCTGCGGGACAGCGGGATCCGGTCGCCGTCGGACAGCCTGCCGACCGGTGAGATGCCGGTCGGGGCGGACAGCGCCACGTACTTCTCGCCCAGCATGCTGGTCTGCCGCAGTTCGGCTATCGCGTTCCCGGGCAGCTTCACCGAATCGGCGACCCGCAGCCGGACCCGGGCGTGCCAGCCGACCAGCTGCACCTTCTCGACGGAGCCCACCGTGACGTTGTTGACCTTCACTGCCGACTGGGGCACCAGATCGAGGACGTCCCTGAATTCGACCGTGACCCGGTAGGCGTCGCCGTCGGCGGCCGCGCCTCCCGGCAGCTGGACGTCGTACAGGCCGTTGAACTCGCAGCCGGTGAGAAGTACCGAACCGACAGCCGCCCATGCGGCCACCGCCCCGGCCTTGCGCCGTACGCTCATGCCCGGGCCTCCAGGATTCCGCCGAGCGTCCTGTCGACCGAACCCGTGCCCGACACCGGCTTGGCCGACGGCAGTTTCGGCAGGGATTCGAACAGCTTCGTCAGTTCACCGCAGTCGGGGTTCTTTCCTCCGGCGTCCCCGGTCGTCTTGAGCAGGGAACACAGCAGCGCGGCCGGGTCCTGCGGGGTGTCCGGGTTGTTGCGGGTGTCCAGGGTGCCGGAGGACGGGTTGTAGGCGTTCTGCAGATTCGAAAGGCCGGTGGGGGTGACCTCCATCAGCTCCGCGAGCGCGGCGCGCTGGGTGACCAGCACCTTGGTGACCTTGCTGAGGCCCTTCACATCCGCTGTCAGCGCCTTCTTGTTCTTCTTCACGAAATCGGCCACGTCCGCGAGCGCCGGCCCCAGATGCCGCAGTGCCGCGGCGAGGTCCTTGCGTTCCCCGGCGAGCTGGTCGGCCACCTTGGCGAGGCTGTCGTTGAACGACCGGACACTGGTGTCGTCGGACGCCAGCGCGGCGGTGAACACCTGCAGATTCCGGATGGTGCCGAACAGGTCCTTCCGGCCGTCGGAGAGGGTGGTGACCGCCAGCGACAGGTCCTCGACCGTCTGGTTCAGCTGCTGACCCTGGCCCTGGAGGTTGTCCGCGCTCACGCCGAGCAGCCGGGACAGCGAACCGTCCGCGTTCGCGCCGCGCGGGCCGAACGCTTCGGCCGTCGTATGCAGACTGTCGAAGATCCGGTCCAGTTCGACCGGTACGGCCGTGCGGCTCTCGGGGATGACAGCGCCGTCCCGCATCGCCGGCCCCTTCCGGTACACCGGCAGCAGCTGGACGTAACGGTCGCTGACGACCGAGGAGTTGATGATGGCCGCCTGGGCATCGGCCGGGATTCTGCGGCCGGACTCGTACTCCAGCTCCACCCGCACCCGCTTGCCCTGCGGCGTGATCTTCTTGACCTCGCCGATACGGACACCGAGAACCCGTACGTCCGAGCCGGGATAGATGCCGACGGTGCGCGGGAAGTACGCCGTGACGCGGACCGGCGAGGTTCGTGGCCAGAGCACGAGGGCCGTGCCGGCGACGAGTGCCAGCGCGACGACGAGTGCCAGGCAGCGCGCGAGACGTCCCTTCGGCACCAGCCTGTTCGGCAGGAAGCGCCCCTTCGGCAGGAAGCGGCCGTTCATTGTGAGCCTCCAGTCCGCGGAGCCACCGGAGTGGGTGCGACCAGGTTCTGGATGTAGCTGTCGAACCAACGGCCGTTGCCGAGGGTGTTCGTGAAGACGCGCACATAGGGAGCGAGCAGCTTCACGCTCCGGTCGAGGCTCGCCTGATTGCGTTCGAGCATGGTGACCACCGAGTTCAGGCCCTTGAGCGCCGGGCCGATCTCCTTGCGGTTGTCCGCGACCAGGCCGGAGAGCTGGATGCCGAGTGCGGCTGAGCTCTTGAGCAGCGTGTGGATGGCTTCGCGCCGCCTGGAGATCTCCTTGAACAGCTTGTCGCCGTCCTTGATCAGAACGCCGAGGTCGCCGGAGCGGTCGGAGAGCACTCCGGTGACTCCGTTGGCGTGGTCGAGCAGTTCACGCAGGGCCTCGTCGCGCGAGGCCACCGTCCGGGAGATCTTCGAGAGACCCTTGATGGACGCCCGGACCTCGGAGGGTGAGTCCTCGAAGGTGGTGGAGATGGTGTCCAGGGCGGTCGCCAGCCGGGCCGTGTCGACCTTCTCCGTGGTCGTGGTCAGTTCGCTGAATGCCGCCACGACGTCGTACGCCGGTACTGTCCGGTTCAGCGGGATCTCGCTGCCCGGCCGCAGTTGGCCCGTTCCCTTCGGCTGCAGTGCGAGGTACTTCGAGCCCAGGATCGTCTTGATCCGGATGGCCGCTCCGGTCCTGGTGCCGAACTCCGGGTCGCCCTTGACCCGGAAGGTCACCTTCACATGGTCGCCGTCCAGATCGACCTCATCGACCTTGCCGACCTTGACCCCGGCGATCCGCACCTCGTCGCCGGGCTTGAGGCCGCCCGCTTCGGAGAACGCCGCGCTGTACGTGTCACCGTTGCCGATCACCGGGAGGCTGTCGGCATTGAACGCGGCCGCTGCCAGCAGCGCGAGCGTGGAGACGCCGACAGCCCCGATCACCACCGGATTGCGTTCACGGAAGGGAATCATGCGCACCTCGCCCGGGCGACGTGAAGCTCGGGAGTGACGACCTGCCGGGTCTTCGGCAGCACGATCCGGCCGTCGAAGTCACACAGGTAGAAGTTGAACCAGGAGCCGTACGAGGCCGTCCCGGTCAGCTTGTTGAGCTTGCTCGGCAGCCGCTTCAGCACGCCCTCCACGGTCTTCTCGTTGTCGTTCAGCGTTCCGGTGAGGTCTCTCAGCCCGGCGATGTCGTCCCGCAACGGCGGACGGGCGTCCTCGAGCAGACCCGAGGTGGCGTCGGTCAGGGCGCCGATGTTCACCAGCGATTCGCCGATGGGCTTGCGGTCGGCGGACAGCCCGGAGATCACCCGCTGCAACTGCTTGAGCAGGGCGGAGAAGCGGGCGCCGCGCTTGTCCACGGTCTTCAGCACCTCGTTGAGGTTGTCGATCACGGACCCGATCAACTTGTCGCGGCCGGCGAGTGTGCTGGTCAGCGACGCCGTGTGGGCGAGCAGGCTGTTGACCGTCCCGCCCTCGCCCTGCAGCGTCTTGATGATCTCGGTGGCGAGCTGGTTGACGTCCTTCGGGCTCAGCGCCGCGAACAGCGGCTTGAAACCGCCGAGCAGCGCATTGAGATCGAGCGCGGGCTGGGTCCTGGACAGCGGGATCCGGCCACCGGGCTTCAGCCGCGTACCGCTGCCGGCGCCTTCCGTCAGCGCTATGTACCGCTGCCCCACCAGGCTCCGGTAGCGGATGACGGCGCCGGTGGTGGTGAGCAGCGGGCGGTCGTCGGTGACGCTGAAGGTGACCTCGGCCAGCGTCCGGTCCTTGATCGCCACCTGCTGGACTTCTCCGACCCGCACGCCGGCCACCCTGATGTCGTCGCCCTCCTCCAGGCTGGTGACATCGCTGAACACCGCGCGGTACGTGTGCTCGGGGGCGAAGGAGATATTGACGATCGTCGCCGCGAGCAGCGTCGTCGCCAGCACTGTCACCACGGCGAAGAGAATGAACTTGACCAGCGGCGCCGCGGTTTCTGTGGCTCGGCTCACCTTCATGCGACACTCACCGCCGTTCCGCGTGCCATCGGACCGAACAGCAGCGTGGCGACCGCCGGTACCCGGTCGGCGGGAACTCCCATGACCGGGGCCACCAGTGAGCCGATGGCCCGCTGCTCGGCCTCCGTGGCGGACACATTGGCCCCGCCGGGCAGCGCACCGCCCGAGTGCGTCCCCGACGTACCGTCATTGAGCTTGACGTCCGGTGCGGGCACTTGGGGGTGGGGCAGACCTCTGCAATCAGGTCCTGAGCGCTCTGCATAGCGCGGTTCCTCGCCGGGTCGGTACGCGGATCGTGGGCGGACGAATTCGAGCGTGATGCGCATCTCCCCGCCTCTGAAGGCCTTTTCGGATGCCGCCTCCTGTTTCACCAGGCCGTCCAGGAGACAGGGGTACTCCGGCGCGTAGCGGGCGAACAGCGCCAGCGTGGGACGGGAGACGCGCCCAAGAGTGATCAGCCGGTCGCCGTTCTCGTCGAGGAAGGCGTCGGCGGTACCGGCGGTGGTGGCGGTCGCCGTGAGCGCGGAGGCCAGCTGGTCCTGCCGCTCGACGAGGGTGCGGCTCGTGGTGACGGAGTTCCGCAGGACGCGCATCAGATCGGGTGCCGCGTCGCCGTACACCTCGGCCACGTCGGCGAACCGTGAAATGTCTTCCTTCAGGGAAGGCATATGCGGATTGAGCTTCTTCAGATAGCGCTCCAGACGGGTGAGGTTGGCACCGATCCGGTCGCCCCGCCCTTCGAGAGCGGTGGAGAACGCGGACAGCGTGGCGTTGAGATCCGCCGGTCGCACGGTCCGCAGCAGCGGCAGCAGATCGTTCAGCAGCTGCTGCACCTCCATACCGGCCTTGGTGCGGTCCTGGGTGATCACGTCACCCGCCCGGATGTGCCGGGCAAAGGACCCGCGGGGAGGTGTCAGATCGACGAACTTCTCGCCGAACAGCGTCTTGGGCAGCAGCCGGGCCCGCACATCGGCCGGGATACGGGAGACGTGCTCCGGCTTGAGGGCGATGTCGAGAGTCGCCTTCTCGCCGTCGGCCCGCACTTCGCGCACCTCGCCGACCAGCAGCCCGCGCAGTTTGACGTCTGCCCGTGGATCCAGCTGGTTGCCCAGGGTGTCGGCCTCCAGCGTGATCCGTACGACGGAGGTGAACGCCTGTTGATAGACGGCGACGGACAGCGACAGCAGAAGGGCGATGACGGCGATGAAGACGATGCCGTACAGGCGCAGTCGTGCGCCGCGCGTCGGGACGAGTCCTGGAATTCGCATCGGCGCTACCCCGCAATCCGTACGGTCGTGTTGGCGCCCCAGATCGCCAGACTGAGGAAGAAGTCCAGAAGGTTGATGGCGACGATGGACGTCCGCACGGCGCGCCCGACCGCGACCCCGACGCCTGCCGGGCCGCCGCTCGCGTAGTAGCCGTAGTAGCAGTGCACCAGGATGATCACGACGGCGAAGACGATCACCTTGCCGAACGACCACAACACGTCGACCGGCGGCAGATACTGCTGGAAGTAGTGGTCGTAGGTGCCCGCGGACTGCCCGTAGTAGCCGGTGGTGATGGTGCGTGCCGCGAAGTACGAGGACAACAGCCCGATCACGTACAGCGGGATGACGGCGACGAAACCGGCGATCATCCGGGTGGTCACCAGGAACGGCAGCGAGGGAACGCCCATCACCTCGAGGGCATCGGTCTCCTCGCTGATCCGCATCGCGCCGAGCTGGGCGGTGAACCCTGCCCCGACCGTCGCGGACAGGGCGAGGCCGGCCACCAGCGGGGCGATCTCACGGGTGTTGAAGTACGCCGACAGGAACGCCACGAAGTTGGATGTGCCCAGCTGGTTGAGCGCCGCGTACCCCTGCAGGCCGACCTCGGTGCCGGTGAAGAAGGACAGGAAGGCGATGACGCCGACGGTGCCGCCGACCACCGCCAGCGCGCCGCGGCCGAAGCTCACCTCGGCCAGCAGCCGCAGGATCTCCTTCTTGTAGCGGCGTAGGGTACGGCCGGTCCAGGCCAGCGAGCGCCCGTAGAAGGACAGTTGGGTGCCGAGCTCCTCCAGGGAGCGGAGCGGAAGCCCCACGAATCGACTGATGAGCGCCACGGTCAGCCCCTCTGCGGAACGATTTGGAAGTACACCGCGGTCATCACGAAGTTCGTCACGAAGAGCAACATGAAGGTGATCACCACCGACTGGTTCACCGCGTCGCCGACGCCCTTCGGGCCGCCCTTGGCGGTCAGTCCCTTGTACGAGGCCACGATGGCGGCGATGGCGCCGAACACCAGCGCCTTCAGCTCGGCCGCCCACAGATCCGACAGCTGGGCGAGGGTGGTGAAGGAGGCGAGATACGCGCCCGGAGTGCCGTTCTGCAGGATGACGTTGAAGAAGTAGCCGCCGGCCACACCGACGACCGACACCAGTCCGTTGAGCAGCACCGCCACCACCATCGTGGCCAGCACTCTCGGCACGACCAGCCGGTGGATCGGGTCGATGCCGAGCACCTGCATGGCGTCGATCTCCTCGCGGATCTTGCGCGCCCCGAGATCCGCGCAGATCGCCGTGCCTCCCGCACCCGCGATCAGCAGGGCGGTGACGATCGGGGAGGCCTCCCGCAGCACCGCGAGCACCGAAGCCGCGCCCGAGAACGACTGGGCGCCGAGCTGCCGCGTCAGGCTGCCGATCTGCAGGGCGATGACCGCACCGAAGGGGATGGAGACCAGCGCCGTGGGCAGGATCGTGACGCTCGCGATGAACCAGGCCTGCTGGATGAACTCGCGTACCTGGAACGGGCGCCTGGGCAGGGTCCGTACGACATCCAGGCCCATCGCGAACAGACTGCCCGTATGCCTGAGGGCTCCGGTGGGGGACAGGCTCATGCGCCGGCCTCCTTCACGCGCACCGCGGCCCGCACCTGCCGCAGCGCCTCCCGTTCGGCGATGGCCTCCCAGCGAGGCGGCCGGGCTATCCCCGCGGTGGGCAGCAGACGCGGAGTCAGCTCCGGTATGCCCGGCGGAGCGGCATCCCCGCCCGCGCCGAGCTGCGCGAGCTCCTGCTCGACCTGGGCCGCGTCCTTCTCCTCCGCCATCCCGATCGGACCCTGCATACGACCGTTGAGGAACTGCCGTACGACCGGCTCATCACTGGTCAGCAGCTTTTCCCGGGGGCCGAACATCACCAGCTCACGCCGGAACAGGAGCCCGATGTTGTCCGGAATCTGCCGCGCCGACGCGATGTCGTGGGTGACGATCAGAAAGGTCGCGTCGATCTGCGCGTTGAGGTCGACGATCAGCTGGTTGAGATAGGCCACCCGCACCGGGTCGAGCCCCGAGTCCGGCTCGTCGAAAAGGATGATCTCCGGATCGAGTACGAGGGCGCGTGCGAGACCGGCCCGTTTGCGCATACCGCCGGATATCTCGCCGGGCAGCTTCTCCTCGGCGCCGATCAGTCCGACCATGTCCATCTTCTCGAGCACGATCCGTCTGATCTCGCTCTCCGGCTTGCGGGTGTGCTCACGCAGCGGGAAGGCGATGTTGTCGTAGAGATTCATCGAGCCGAACAGCGCACCGTCCTGGAACAGCACGCCGAACAGCTTCCGCACCTCGTACAGGTCGTGCTCGCGCAGGGCGGTGATGTCCGTGCCCGCGATCCGGATCGACCCGCGTTCGGGCCGCAGCAGCCCGACGAGCGTCTTCAGGAACACCGATTTGCCCGTACCCGAGGGGCCGAGCATCACCGAGATTTCTCCGGCGGGCAGCGTCAGTGAAACGTCCTGCCAGATGACCTGGTGGCCGAAGGACTTGGTCAGCCCCTCCACACAGATCTCGACACCCATCCGGTTCACCCTTCAGCCGTGGAGCGGTCCGACATCTGCTCTACGGGGAGGGCGGGCCCGTCCGTCGCGACGAGGCGAGGATTTTTTTACGGGCCGGGAATCAGGGCGGAATCAGGGTGGAACATGGGATGTACGCCTGTGTGCTAGCGGTTCGGGAGCACCGGCGCCACGGACGTGTTCGCCTCCGGCACCTTGGTGGGGAGCGGCTGCGACGGCACGTCCGACGCCGCGGGCAGGTCGGGCACGTCCGGTACGGCGGGCAGGTCCGGTGCGGACGTGAGGTCGGGCACGGCGGTCAGGTCCGGGACAGGGACCGCCGGCACGGCTGATACATCTGGAATGTTCGGTATGCCGGGCGTGGGCAGTGGCAGTTCCGGCAGCGCGGGCAGCGGGGGCACGGTGAGCCCGGGGGCGCTGTACTGCTGCGTCCCGGCCGCGCTCTGCCCGGCATTCGAGCTGCCGGGGGACGGTGCCGCGCCACTCGCCGTCGGCGACTGCACGTCAGCGAACTCCGAGACTGCGGGGACCGCCGGACGCGACCGTTGCGGCCCGTCCGCGTCGTGGACGTACGGCAGGATCAGACCCGCGACCGCCAGCGTCGCCGCGGTCGAGGCCAAAGCCACCACCTGGGCATGGCTGCCCTGCGTGCGGCCGCGCCCGATCAGCCACAGCCCCAGAGCGAGCGTGGCGGCCAGCGAATTGCGCAGCGTCCGGCGGGCCCGCGCCAGCAGTGACTCGACCGTCCGGTAGCTCAGACCCATCTTTGTGGCGACCTGGCCGACGTCCAGATCCTCGGCCTTGAGCCACAGGGCCTCGGCCTGGCGGGCAGGGAGCTCCCCGCTCCGGCGCGCCAGCCATCTCGCCTCGGCCTGGTCGCAGACCGCCTCCTCCACCGGCACCGGGGCGGGTGCGAGCAGCCTGGGGCTGCTGCGCACCTCGGTCTCACGGTTGACCTGCCGGTAGCGGTCCACGCACAGCCGCATCGTCACCGTAGTCAGCCAGGCACCCAGCCGTTCCTCGTCCAGATGAGGGTTCTCGGCAGCACGCAGCATCGCCTCGTGCACGGCGTCCTCGGCGTCCTCCACGCTCATGGACCTGCGGCGGGCCACCTTGAGCAGTTGCTCGCGGTGGGCCCACGCGCGCTGCCACCGCTCGTGAGCCGCTTGCGTGTCCGTCGTCATGAGGGCCCCTTCGCTCTCACCCCGGCCGGACACGGTGCTTGCCCGGCGCGGGGGAGATTACCGTCCGGTAGCGGGGGTTGTGGAGGGGGAGGCGCGCATCGATTCCGTTCCGTTGCTGGTCAACGCATCCACGCCGGGCAGCCCCGCAATGGGGCTCGGGACCGGAAGCAGCGGCGCTTCCGGCTCCGGGCCGCCGCCCGCACTCCTGGAAGGCGAGGGCGAATTCGAGGGCGTGGGGGAGGACTTGGCCCCGCTGTCCCGGTCGCCGGGGCGGGCAGGAACGGCGGACCGGACCGGCTGCCGAGGCGTGTCCGACGGCTTCGGCTCCGGACGGCCGGCCGGTGCGGAGCCGTTGTCCGGCACGACCCGGTGACCTTCGAGGTAGTAGGTGAGCCACGCTCTGACCGTGCGCAGATACGCGGTGGAGTGGTTGTAGCCGAGGACCGCGCGGTCCAGGTCAGCCGCATCGGACAGATTCCGCCCGCCCGCGCACAGATAGCGCCCCGCCGCGAGGGACGCGTCGTAGATGTTGCCCGGATCGCGGTGTCCGTCGCCGTTGCCGTCGGAGCCCCAGAAGGCCCAGGTCGACGGGATGAACTGCATGGGACCGACGGCACGGTCGTACGCGGTGTCCCCGTCGTACACCCCGCCGTCGGTGTCCTTGATGGCGGCGAACCCGTTGCCGTCCAGCCTCGGGCCGAGGATCGGGCTGAGTGTGGTGCCGTCCGCGGTCACCCGGCCACCGCGTGCCTGCCCGGATTCGACCTGGCCGATCGCGGCAAGCAGCTGCCAGCGCAGCCGGCAACCGGGCCTGCTGTCCGCGAGCTCCTCCTCGGCCTGCCGGTACGCGGCCAGTACGGTGGCCGGCAGCGGGCCGCCGGCCGGTGCGCCGGAGCTCTCCGCACTTTCGGTGCCGCCTGCGGCGCCGCGCGTACGCAGCGGCGGAAGCTGGGTCCGGTACGGGGTGTCGCCGGAGACACTCGGCCCCGACGAGGCCGGGTGGATCTTCACCGGGGCCGAGGCGTGTGCCGCCGGTCCCGGGGCCTGTGAGGCGGTCAGTGCCGCCATGGCCGCCGTAACGACAACTGTCGTCCTGACACCTCTGTGCTTGCGCCCTGTCATGATGCAGACCCCTCCCAGTGCCGCTGCAGCGCGGCGTTCCTTCACCTGCTCTACGCGGCACGGGCGCAGGTCCGTCGCACGGAGCCGGACCTTTCCAGGAGTATTTCCGGAGCTTTTCCGTGCCGGGAGGGCCGACGACGGCGCGGGAGCGCGCGGCTAACGTGGGGGCATGGTGCGACTGAGAGTGGAGTTCACGACCGAGCCGTTCGACCTGGACGAGCCGCCGGCGCACGCCCTGGCCGTCCGCGAGGTCGTCCAGGGCGCGGACCTGGACAAGGTGGACGTCGGCCCGTTCGGCAATACGGCCGAAGGCGGCGCCGACGAGGTGCTGAGCGCGGTCGACGCGCTGCTGCGCACGGCCCTGGACGCCGGGGCCACCCGGGTCTCGCTGCAGGTCAATGTGGTGGAGGGCGAGGAATGACCGGGCCCGCCGACCACGCACTCGCGCAGGCGGTCAAGCCGCTGGTGGACGCCATGGGCGGAGAGCTGCTCGCACCCGGTGAAGCCCGCGAGGACGACGTCGTACTCAGCTGGGAGGGTGAGGAGGTTTTCGCCGTGCGCCTTCCCCAGCTCGCGGACTCCCTCGACCACATCCTGGCCGCGATGGAGCGCAGACACGGCATGCCGCTGTCCGAGCTGGACCGCAAGACCAAACAGCAGGTTGTACGGACCCTGGAAGCGCGCGGCGCGTTCACCGTACGACACGGTGTGGAGACGGTGGCGGCGGCCCTGGGGGTCAGCCGCTTCACCGTCTACAACTACATCAATTACGCCGACGAGCAGCGGGCCAAGGCGCGTGCGGGCGACGAGCAGTCACGGCAGGACGACTGACGTAGCGCAGCGCGACTCAGCTGCGAAACGACCCCTCCCGGAGTGCGGCGCGGGTGCCGGGGGCCTGTCACCCAGAATCAGCAGCCCCGCGCCGCGGGAGCCGCCCTCAGTGAGCGCGGTTCACCAGGGGGGCGGGCTCACTGAGCCCCGCTCACGCGATCGCACGCGAGTAAGCTGCTTGTCCACAACGCCGTGAACAGGGAAAACGCCGCGAAGAAGGACTGAGGACGCACCGGCGCGTCCCGCCGTCCGGATGTCCGGACGGCAGCTTCTGCGTTGCCGAGTTTTCAACAAAGTGTTGACGTTGCGTTGCCGGAGGGCGTTAGCTGTCCGCAGCCCGTCCAACGCACAGCGGAAAACAGCCACGGAGGCTCCCGTGACTTCGAGTCCACAGCGCTTGTCGGGGGCGGCCCCCGAACCCCCGGCGGGTCTCACCCGGTTCAACACCTCGCAGGACAGCGCGGCCCTGGCCGCACTGCACGAGGTGTGCGCCAGTTCGGCGTGGGGGAGCAAGCTGCTCGCCCGGCGTCCGTACGCCACTGTGGAGACTCTCTTCGACGCCAGTGACGCCGCCATGGCCGAGCTGACCGCAGAGGATCTGGCCGAGGCGATGGCGGGGCATCCGCCGATCGGCCGGCCGAAGCCCGGGGACCCGACCTCCTCCCTCGAGCAGCGCGGGATGGCAGGCGCCTCCGAGGAACTCAAGGCCGAAATGCTCGAGCGGAACCTGGCCTACCAGGACAGGTTCGGTCATGTCTTTCTGATCTGCGCCACCGGCGCGACCGGTGAGCAGATGCTCGAGGCGCTCAAGGCCCGGATCGGCAACTCGCCCGAGCAGGAGCGGGAAATTATCCGCACCGAGCTGGGCAAGATCAACCGTATCCGGCTGACCCGCCTCGCCGAAGAAGGAGAATGACGTCTTGAGCACGGAGACCACCGCGTCGGTGTCCACGCACATCCTGGACACCAGCATCGGACGCCCCGCCGAGGGTGTCGCCATCTCGCTCGCGGCCCGCGGCGGCTTCGACGCGGAGTGGGTCGCGCTCGGCGGCTCGAAGACCGATGCGGACGGGCGCTGCAAGGACCTGCCGGCGCTGCCGGAAGGAACGACCCATGTACGTCTCGACTTCGAGACCGAGGCGTACTTCTCAGACAAGCACGGTGCCAACCAGCAAGCCGAGGCGCAGCAGGACGCCCCCCGCGTAAGGGACAGCGGTGCGTTCTTCCCGGAGGTGGCGATCACGTTCGCCGTCACGCCGGGCGAGCACTACCACGTACCGCTGCTGCTCAACCCGTTCGGCTACTCCGTTTACCGAGGGAGCTAGCAGACATGCCCACGATTCTCGGCCAGAACCAGTACGGCAAAGCAGAGAACCGCGTCGTCAGGATCACGCGGGACGGCGACACCCACCACATCAAGGACCTGAACGTCTCCGTCGCTCTCTCCGGCGACATGGACGACGTCCACCACTCCGGCTCCAACGCCAACGTCCTGCCGACGGACACCACCAAGAACACGGTGTACGCGTTCGCCAAGGAGCACGGCATCGAGTCGGCCGAGCAGTTCGGCATCCACCTGGCCCGTCACTTCGTGACCAGCCAGGAGCCGATCCGCCGGGCACGCATCCGCATCGAGGAGTACTCCTGGGAGCGGATCGCCACCTCCGACGCCAACTCCAAGTTCATCGGCTCGGACGAGGTCAAGCACTCCTTCGTCCGCAAGGGCCAGGAGCTGCGCACCACCCAGATCACCTTCGACGGTGAGAGCTGGGAGATCATCTCCGGTCTCAAGGACCTCACGGTCATGAACTCCACCGGCTCGGAGTTCTGGGGCTACGTCAAGGACAAGTACACAACGCTCAAGGAGGCGTACGACCGCATCCTGTGCACCGATGTCTCCGCCGCCTGGCGCTACAACTGGACCAGCGACGAAGACCGGATGCCCAACTGGGAGAAGTCGTACGAGCAGGCCAGGAAGCACATCCTGCAGGCCTTCGCCGAGACGTACTCCCTCTCGCTCCAGCAGACCCTGTACCAAATGGGTTCGCGGGTCATCAACAGCCGCAGCGAGATCGACGAGATCCGCTTCTCCCTGCCGAACAACCACCACTTCCTGGTCGACCTGGAGCCCTTCGGGCTCAAGAACGACAATGAGGTCTACTTCGCGGCCGACCGCCCGTACGGCCTGATCGAGGCCACCGTCCTGCGGGACGGCATCGAGCCGCGGATCCCGGTCGACATGACCAATCTGTAGCTCTGCTCCACCCCCGACGTGTGCGCCGGCGTCAGTCCCAGGGGGAGAGCGGGGGCATCTGCGCAACAACTTCAGCCCCGGACCCGGTCGTCACCCCGCTCGCCCCCGGGTCCGTTCAATCAACTGGGAAGAACGAGGACCCGCCATGGCGGCTTCGCGCATCGTCATCGAGAACTGTTCCGTCGCGACCGTGGACGCGAACGACACCGAGTACGCCTCCGGCTACATCGTCGTATCGGACAACCGGATCGAGTCGGTCGGAGCGGGCAAAGCCCCCGCCGGCCTGGAGAACGTGGTCCGCCGCATCGACGGCACCGGCCATCTCGCCACCCCCGGCCTGATCAACACGCACCACCACTTCTACCAGTGGATCACCCGAGGTCTGGCCACCGACCACAACCTCTTCAACTGGCTGGTCGCGCTCTACCCGACGTG
This portion of the Streptomyces sp. NBC_01750 genome encodes:
- a CDS encoding sigma-70 family RNA polymerase sigma factor; amino-acid sequence: MTTDTQAAHERWQRAWAHREQLLKVARRRSMSVEDAEDAVHEAMLRAAENPHLDEERLGAWLTTVTMRLCVDRYRQVNRETEVRSSPRLLAPAPVPVEEAVCDQAEARWLARRSGELPARQAEALWLKAEDLDVGQVATKMGLSYRTVESLLARARRTLRNSLAATLALGLWLIGRGRTQGSHAQVVALASTAATLAVAGLILPYVHDADGPQRSRPAVPAVSEFADVQSPTASGAAPSPGSSNAGQSAAGTQQYSAPGLTVPPLPALPELPLPTPGIPNIPDVSAVPAVPVPDLTAVPDLTSAPDLPAVPDVPDLPAASDVPSQPLPTKVPEANTSVAPVLPNR
- a CDS encoding lytic transglycosylase domain-containing protein encodes the protein MTGRKHRGVRTTVVVTAAMAALTASQAPGPAAHASAPVKIHPASSGPSVSGDTPYRTQLPPLRTRGAAGGTESAESSGAPAGGPLPATVLAAYRQAEEELADSRPGCRLRWQLLAAIGQVESGQARGGRVTADGTTLSPILGPRLDGNGFAAIKDTDGGVYDGDTAYDRAVGPMQFIPSTWAFWGSDGNGDGHRDPGNIYDASLAAGRYLCAGGRNLSDAADLDRAVLGYNHSTAYLRTVRAWLTYYLEGHRVVPDNGSAPAGRPEPKPSDTPRQPVRSAVPARPGDRDSGAKSSPTPSNSPSPSRSAGGGPEPEAPLLPVPSPIAGLPGVDALTSNGTESMRASPSTTPATGR
- a CDS encoding helix-turn-helix domain-containing protein — encoded protein: MTGPADHALAQAVKPLVDAMGGELLAPGEAREDDVVLSWEGEEVFAVRLPQLADSLDHILAAMERRHGMPLSELDRKTKQQVVRTLEARGAFTVRHGVETVAAALGVSRFTVYNYINYADEQRAKARAGDEQSRQDD
- the uraD gene encoding 2-oxo-4-hydroxy-4-carboxy-5-ureidoimidazoline decarboxylase; this encodes MTSSPQRLSGAAPEPPAGLTRFNTSQDSAALAALHEVCASSAWGSKLLARRPYATVETLFDASDAAMAELTAEDLAEAMAGHPPIGRPKPGDPTSSLEQRGMAGASEELKAEMLERNLAYQDRFGHVFLICATGATGEQMLEALKARIGNSPEQEREIIRTELGKINRIRLTRLAEEGE
- the uraH gene encoding hydroxyisourate hydrolase — protein: MSTETTASVSTHILDTSIGRPAEGVAISLAARGGFDAEWVALGGSKTDADGRCKDLPALPEGTTHVRLDFETEAYFSDKHGANQQAEAQQDAPRVRDSGAFFPEVAITFAVTPGEHYHVPLLLNPFGYSVYRGS
- the pucL gene encoding factor-independent urate hydroxylase produces the protein MPTILGQNQYGKAENRVVRITRDGDTHHIKDLNVSVALSGDMDDVHHSGSNANVLPTDTTKNTVYAFAKEHGIESAEQFGIHLARHFVTSQEPIRRARIRIEEYSWERIATSDANSKFIGSDEVKHSFVRKGQELRTTQITFDGESWEIISGLKDLTVMNSTGSEFWGYVKDKYTTLKEAYDRILCTDVSAAWRYNWTSDEDRMPNWEKSYEQARKHILQAFAETYSLSLQQTLYQMGSRVINSRSEIDEIRFSLPNNHHFLVDLEPFGLKNDNEVYFAADRPYGLIEATVLRDGIEPRIPVDMTNL